One window from the genome of Cricetulus griseus strain 17A/GY chromosome 2, alternate assembly CriGri-PICRH-1.0, whole genome shotgun sequence encodes:
- the LOC118238184 gene encoding zinc finger protein 271, with product MEIQFSCESQEHHLLSDGETKIKIGEPASEEEMTGNIETLAEESGSLTEDVLQNSKSKEFRESGDELNDQNLLERRQYACDECGQSFAWNTGLIRHQRTHWEKPYECDECGKAFRMSSALVLHQRIHTGEKPYPCNWCIKSFSRSSDLIKHQRVHTGEKPYKCDECGKAFSQSSDLIIHQRIHTGEKPYQCSHCRKSFSQRSDMVKHQRIHTGEKPYMCNQCNKHFSQSSDLIKHQRIHTGEKPYKCDVCGKAFSQSSDLILHQRIHTGEKPYPCAQCNKSFSQNSDLIKHRRIHTGEKPYKCSECGKAFNQSSVLILHQRIHTGEKPYPCNQCTKTFSRLSDLINHQRIHTGEKPFPCSQCSKMFSRRSDLVKHYRIHTGEKPYECDECGKTFSQSSNLILHQRIHTGEKPYPCSGCSKSFSRRSDLIKHQRIHTGEKPYTCNLCNKSFSQSSDLTKHQRIHSGEKPYHCDRCDKAFSQSSDLILHHRVHTGEKPYACSQCTRSFSQNSDLIKHQRIHTGEKPYKCNVCGRAFSQCSALTLHQRIHTGEKPYPCAQCGKNFSRRSDLTNHQRIHIGEKLQI from the coding sequence ATGGTGAGACAAAGATCAAGATTGGAGAGCCAGCTTCAGAGGAGGAAATGACAGGAAACATTGAAACATTGGCTGAAGAATCTGGCAGCCTCACTGAGGATGTTCTCCAGAATTCCAAAAGCAAAGAATTCCGTGAATCAGGGGATGAACTGAATGACCAGAATCTTTTAGAGAGAAGACAGTATGCCTGTGATGAATGCGGCCAAAGCTTTGCTTGGAATACAGGTCTTATTAGGCACCAAAGAACTCATTgggagaaaccttatgaatgtgaCGAATGTGGAAAGGCCTTTCGAATGAGCTCAGCCCTGGTTCTGCATCAGAGaatccatactggagagaaaccctatccttGTAATTGGTGTATTAAAAGCTTCAGTCGGAGCTCAGACCTTATTAAACATCAAAGAGTCCACACAGGtgaaaaaccttacaaatgtgatgaatgtgggaaagccttcagccAGAGCTCAGATCTTATTATACACCAGAGAatccatacaggagagaaaccctaccaATGCAGTCACTGTAGGAAAAGTTTCAGCCAGCGCTCAGACATGGTTAAAcatcagagaatccacactggagagaagccttacatGTGTAACCAGTGCAACAAACATTTCAGTCAGAGCTCTGATCTTATAAAGCATCAAAGAAtccacactggggagaaaccaTATAAGTGTGATGTTTGTGGGAAAGCCTTTAGTCAGAGCTCCGATCTTATTCTACACCAGAGAATCCACACTGGGGAGAAGCCATACCCATGTGCTCAGTGCAACAAAAGTTTTAGTCAGAACTCAGACCTTATTAAACACAGAAggattcacactggagagaagccataTAAATGTAGTGAATGTGGGAAGGCTTTTAACCAGAGCTCAGTCCTTATTTTGCAtcaaagaattcatactggagagaaaccctatccatGTAACCAGTGTACCAAAACCTTCAGTAGGCTTTCAGATCTTATTAATCATCAGcgaattcacactggagagaagcctttcCCATGTAGTCAATGTAGTAAAATGTTTAGTAGAAGGTCAGATCTTGTTAAACATTATAGAATCCATACTGGtgagaagccctatgaatgtgATGAATGTGGGAAAACTTTTAGTCAGAGTTCCAATCTTATTCTCCACCAGAGAAtccacactggagaaaaaccatATCCTTGCAGCGGGTGTTCTAAAAGTTTTAGTCGCCGTTCAGATCTCATAAAGCATCAACgaatacatactggagaaaaaccatATACATGCAATTTGTGCAATAAAAGTTTTAGTCAAAGTTCAGACCTCACTAAACATCAGAGAATACATTCCGGTGAAAAGCCCTACCACTGTGATAGATGTGACAAAGCCTTTAGTCAGAGTTCTGACCTTATCCTTCACCATAGAGTCCACACAGGAGAAAAACCATATGCATGCTCACAGTGTACCAGAAGTTTCAGTCAGAATTCAGACCTTATTAAACACCAGAGAATCCACACCGGAGAGAAACCATACAAGTGCAATGTGTGTGGGAGGGCTTTCAGTCAGTGCTCAGCTCTTACCCttcatcagagaatccacactgGGGAAAAACCATACCCATGTGCTCAATGTGGCAAAAACTTTAGTAGGCGCTCTGATCTCACTAACCATCAGAGAATCCACATTGGTGAAAAACTACAAATATGA